The genomic DNA GCCGCGGCCTTGTTGGCGCGCACGGTCTCCTTGATGCGGCAGACCGAGCAGGTGCCCGCGCTGGTGGGCGAAGCGCACTCGACGCACGGGGCCAAAGGCTCGCCCACCTCGGCCTCGCGCGCGGCAAAGGCGGGTTTGCCTTTCTTGAGAAACCCCTGGTAGAATTGGAACTTCTGCCCTGGGCTGCGGTGCTCAAGCTCGCCCCACAGCTCCTTGTGGCTGGTGAAGCTGGCGCCCGAGGCATAGGGGCAGGCTGCCGAGTGGATCTCGATGCCCTTGAGAAAGGCGTAGTTGGCCGTCTCGAACTCGCTCAGACGGAACAGGGGCTTGACCTTGCGCACAAACCCCTCGCGCGCGGGCAGCGTCGGCCCCTGGTCCGAGAGGTAGGCCGTGTCCCAGCGCAGGGTGTTGGCAAAGAGCCGGGCCACCTCATCGTCGAGGTTGTGGCCTGTGGCCAGGGCGTCGTAGCCGCCCTCCATGGCGATGCGGTTGAAGTGATGGCGCTTGATGCGCCCACACACCGAGCAGACCGGGCGGTTGACATACGCCTTGATGTCCGGGATGGGCAGCCCCTCCTTCTCCATTTCCAGCACCTCAAGCTTCAGGCCGTGGCTGGAGCAGAACGCCTCGACCTTGACGCGGGCGGAAGGCGACGAACCAGGGATGCCCAGATCGATATGCAGGCCGGTGACATCGTATCCCTGGGCCGCCAGCTCAAGCATGAGCGAGAGGGAATCCTTGCCCCCGGACAGGGCCACCAGGATGCGCTCTTCGTGGGTGAACATCTTTTCGCGGCGGATGGCCGTCTCCACCTGCCGGGTGAAGAAGAGCGGATAGCACTCGGCGCAGAAACCGGAGTGGTGGCTGGGCAAGGTGACGCAGGCGAGTTTTTTGCAGCGCGAGCATTTCATGGCGGTTCCTCCTAGCCTGCCGAGGTCACTTTGCGTACCATGATGGCATCACCGGGGTTGAGACGGCGATCCGGGGTGAGCAGTTCGCCGCTGCGGGCCACAATGGCCATGGTGGGACGCAGCTTGAACCTGTTGAGGACGGCCAGCACGGTCTTGACGCCGTGCAGCTCGACCACCTCGTTGTCCGGCTCCAGAGTGACTGTGATCATGCGTTCTCCTTTCCGCCAGCCGGTTGAAAGCCGACGGGGTGCAGCGGACCCTACCCACGAAGGCGCGTGAATTCAAGAAAAGATGGCGCGACACCCCGGCTTGGCCCGGCCCGGCAAGGGCAATGTGATTAATAGGCCAAAAAGATGAAACCTGTATTGACCCAAATCCAAAACATCCATTAGAGTGGATTCTAGGGTAAATTCCCAAGGAGGATTCCATGAGCCAACCGACGATACTCGTTGTCGATGATGAAAAGCACATACGCATGCTCTACCGCGAGGAACTGGAAACCGACGGATACACAGTGGCCACCTCGGACGGCGAGGAGGACATCCTTGATGTGATCCACCGCGAAAAACCGACCATCGTCATCCTGGACATCAAGCTGGGCGTGAACCGCTCGGGACTCGACCTGCTCCAGGAGATCCGCTCCGAAGACCAGCAGATACCCGTGATCCTCTCCACGGCCTATGATTCGTTCCAGCACGATCTCAAAACCATCGCCGCGGACTACTATGTGGTCAAGTCCGTGGACCTGACCGAACTCAAGGACAAGGTCAAGATGGCCCTGAACAAGGCCAAGTCCTGAGCGCCCCGAACAGAGCGTAAAAAAACGACGCTCCCCGGACTGGTTCCGGGGAGCGTCGCTGTTTGCATTGCCTGGCCCGGCTACACGGCCTGGGCGTCGATCCAGGCGTTGGCCTCGCGCACGTCCAGGGTGCCGACATAGATGGCCCGGCCTGAAATGGCGCCTTCAAGCCCGTCCCTGCACAGCGGGTGGAGCGCCTTGATGTCGTCGAGAGTATGCACCCCGCCTGCCGCGATGACCGGCACGCTGGTTTTGGCGCACAACGCCTTGAGCCCGGCCACGTTGACGCCGGTCTGCATGCCGTCGCGGGAGATGTCGGTATAGACGATGAAGCGGATGCCGTCGCGCTCGAGCCTGGGCAGCACGTCGTCCATGGTCAGCCCTGCGTCCTCGACCCAGCCCTTGGTCTTGAGCCTGCCGTCAACCGCATCGAGCGAGACGCCGATCTTTCCGGGCAGCGCCCGGCACAGGTCCGAGAACAGGTCCGGCGACTCCAGGGCCATGGTGCCGATGATGAGCCGGTCCACCCCGGCCTCGATGTATTTATGCGCGGTGGCGATGTCGCGGATGCCGCCGCCCAGCTGGACCGGGATGTCGATGGATGAGCATATGGAGCGGATCAGCTCGAAGTTCTTGGGAATCCCTGAGAACGCGCCGTCGAGATCGACAACATGCAGGAAGCGCGCGCCGAGATCGGCCCAGCGGCGGGCCTGCGCAACAGGGTCGGCGGCAAACACAGTGACCTGATCCTCCCGGCCCTGGGCCAGTCGGACACATTCACCGTTCTTGATATCAACGGCGGGGAAAAGAATCATAATCCAAATCCTCGTATCTAACTATTTAAATTATTAAATATTTAAAACGCATTTTCATGCTTTACTCACCATTTTCCCAACACTAGGTTGGCCCAGATGTATGATTTTCACACAGGATCGAAGTCCAGCCTGTACGCAGATAAAAATCGAGTATTATCCGCATCTGATTTTCTATGCAGTTGGACGTTCTTTGTGCTAGAGAATTCTTGCGGTTGCAGCTCTTGTTGAGAACTCAAACCAGAGAGATTTACTCATGGCCCTAACCCATATCCAGATCATACAATCTCTAGCGAGGCCTTATCCTGGATGGAAAAAGAAATC from Pseudodesulfovibrio aespoeensis Aspo-2 includes the following:
- the hisA gene encoding 1-(5-phosphoribosyl)-5-[(5-phosphoribosylamino)methylideneamino]imidazole-4-carboxamide isomerase, which translates into the protein MILFPAVDIKNGECVRLAQGREDQVTVFAADPVAQARRWADLGARFLHVVDLDGAFSGIPKNFELIRSICSSIDIPVQLGGGIRDIATAHKYIEAGVDRLIIGTMALESPDLFSDLCRALPGKIGVSLDAVDGRLKTKGWVEDAGLTMDDVLPRLERDGIRFIVYTDISRDGMQTGVNVAGLKALCAKTSVPVIAAGGVHTLDDIKALHPLCRDGLEGAISGRAIYVGTLDVREANAWIDAQAV
- a CDS encoding ubiquitin family protein — encoded protein: MITVTLEPDNEVVELHGVKTVLAVLNRFKLRPTMAIVARSGELLTPDRRLNPGDAIMVRKVTSAG
- a CDS encoding ATP-binding protein; its protein translation is MKCSRCKKLACVTLPSHHSGFCAECYPLFFTRQVETAIRREKMFTHEERILVALSGGKDSLSLMLELAAQGYDVTGLHIDLGIPGSSPSARVKVEAFCSSHGLKLEVLEMEKEGLPIPDIKAYVNRPVCSVCGRIKRHHFNRIAMEGGYDALATGHNLDDEVARLFANTLRWDTAYLSDQGPTLPAREGFVRKVKPLFRLSEFETANYAFLKGIEIHSAACPYASGASFTSHKELWGELEHRSPGQKFQFYQGFLKKGKPAFAAREAEVGEPLAPCVECASPTSAGTCSVCRIKETVRANKAAALAAEG
- a CDS encoding response regulator, whose protein sequence is MSQPTILVVDDEKHIRMLYREELETDGYTVATSDGEEDILDVIHREKPTIVILDIKLGVNRSGLDLLQEIRSEDQQIPVILSTAYDSFQHDLKTIAADYYVVKSVDLTELKDKVKMALNKAKS